The genomic region CGTACCCCAAGTCGACTGCCACGCTAGTCAGGTCGAACTTCGTTCCGTCCGGAGCAATCACGTCCCAAGTCCCATCGGCCGGGTTGGCCTTGCTGGCCATCTTGAAGTCGCGATGCTCGTTGCCGTGGTTACCAAGTTTCAGGTCGACGTAGATGGCATCGCCGGTGCGGACGATGCCGGTGTTGGTTTCGACCCACGTGTCGTGTGCCATGGCCGAGGTTGCCATGACGGCAAGCAATAGCGCTGCGGTAAGAATGCGTTTCATAGGATTTACCTTATATCGTTTGATAGTCATAAGAATTAATAATCGCCGATCACTTCGCCGCCGCTACCGCTGTAGATTGCGCGGTTGGTGGCCAGGTCGATCGTCTCAGGCAGGAACTGCACCGAGCCATCGCCAAACAGCACTTCTGCGCCGCCTGGGTGAAAGCTGCGGGCCGCGAAGTAACCGGTGAAGTGGGTCACCACGTCTGGCGTGCGGCTGTTGGGGCCCAGGTAACCGTTGGTTGCCGAGTTGATCGCTCCGCTAAAAGCCCATGTCGTGCCGCGGCCGCGCAGAGCAGGGCTCTCGCCCCCTCGCCAACTGGTGAACTGATTCCAGAACGATGGAACATCCGCATTGGCAATCATGCCGCTGCCGTCGGTGTAGCTGCTCCAAGGGTTGCCGCTGCCGCTCATGCCGCGGGTGGTGCCCATGCTCGTTCCTACCCCGCTCGACCCGTTGAGGGTCATTTGATACGGAGCCTTCGGCAACTCGCCAGCCGCCAGGGTCGTATCAGGACCAACGCTGCGAACCGTTTCGTTCATCAGCGCCGTGTTACTTAGCCCGTCGGTCAGTGCCGAGAACTTGCAACCGCTCGGCTCGAAGAACGGACCATCGGTTCGCCAGCGGAAGTCGTAATTCGTTCCGGTGCCGCTGCCGATGCTTACCATGTAGTTCAGCCCACCGTACGTGACCGGGCCGCCACTGGTAGTCAGCGTGGTGATCTCCGGTGCTGGGTCGCTAGGACAAAGATAAACCGGAATAGGCGTAGCAAACGCGGAGGCGAAATTCGGGTTGGGGATCTTCTCGCTCCAACTGCCGGTGAAAGCAACTTGAGAGAAGTCGAGCAGATCGTACAGGTTTCCTTGCTCGATGTACGGTAGAACGCGTGCCTGAACCGAGAAGTCGGCGTCGCGCTGACCAAACCGAGGCAGCACCTGGTGCGTTGATTCGTAGTTGTGCAGGGCCAACCCCAACTGCTTGAGGTGGTTGGTACAGGTCATCCGGCGAGCGGCCTCGCGGGCTTGCTGCACGGCTGGAAGTAATAGCGCGATCAAGATTCCGATGATGGCAATCACCACCAGAAGCTCGACCAGCGTAAAAGCATGTCGTTTCATGGATAGGTTCCTAATTGGAAACGGCACCTTGGCACACGGGCCGTATTTCAGCCGTGTGCCAAGGATGCTGCAATCATCGAAATTGTTAGAACTCAGAAACCACTTCGCCGCCGCCACGGGTAGCAATCGCGCGCCAGATATTGAGCGCGACGGTTTCCGCAACGAAACGGGCACTACCATCGGCCATCGCCACTTGCACGCCGCCAGGGTGTTGGCTGCGGGCACTGGTAATCGCGAAGTTGTGATAGCCGTTGTGGCAGTCCGGATTGTTGGAATTCGGGCCGTACCAGTGGTTGTACATCGTGTCGGCGAGGTGGCCGTTGATCCACTTCGCACCGCGTTGACCCGACCAGGCCGGAGCACCACTTGCCGTACAAGCCGACTCGGTCGTTTGCGTGGAAGTGGTCAGTTCCACCACGCGAAAGCGATAGTCGTTATTGGTGGGTGCCGTTGTGCCACCGTCGCCGAGCAGATGCTCGCTGAAGACGACCGTATTGCTCGTTCCGTCGGTGAGATCGCGGAAACTGATCTTCGACAGCGAGAAGATGACCCCATCCGCGTTGGAAATGGAACCATCGTCACTGGCGCTGCCGGTGTTGTTGATGCCGCTGCCAGCGTTGGCTGGGTAGCTGATGCCACCATAGATCGAACCTGGTACCTGATCTTTGTCGCTCGGACAAAGCAGCATCTCGATCGTGGTTTGAGCCGCGTTTTCGTTTTGGGTTGGTCCCCCAAACGAAGCCAGCGGCGGCTGTTTGAAGTCGAGCAACTCTTGCAGGTTGCCTTGCTCGACATAGGGAAGCAACTGAGCCTGGGCAGACCAGACCATCGGATAGCCTAAGCCGCCAGGCGGAAAGCTTCGTAGGGCCGAGTCGTAATTGTGCAGGGCGAGTGTTAGCTGCTTCAGGTTGTTGGTGCATTGCATCCGGCGAGCGGCCTCGCGGGCTTGCTGCACGGCTGGAAGTAATAGCGCGATCAAGATTCCGATGATGGCAATCACCACCAGAAGCTCGACCAGCGTAAAAGCTTGTCGTCTTTTCATGATTATGTGTGTAATTAAGTAACGTGTTGTTAGAAGTTAAAGAGGAGTGATTAGCAATTCCTGTCCCCTCTCTCTCGCAGGGTGAGGGATTTATTGCTGAGCGTTGCCAAGCATCGTGCGCTGGTATTCACGGCAACGACTCAGAACCCAAACCGGCTGCTGACTTTGCTCTTGAGTGAGAGCACCTCACCTTAACCCTCTCCCCTCAGGGGCGAGCGGACTATTTTGAGCGCGCAGCAGCGTACGTTTGCCAATCACATGTTGAAAAACACGTTAGGCCCGCGGCGGTGGCGGGTCGGGGGCGGCGCTGAAAGAGGTGGGCCGCAGGTTAGAATCGCCTGGCATAGCTTCGACGTTCAAAGCCGCCAGTTGTCCGGTTCCCATGTCAAGTTCCAGGACCGGCGAGTAGATCAACGTCACGCTAGCCAGTGCGTGGCACTGCATCGCGTTGGTCAGCGAGAACGGACGGGACGCAGGAGCCTCGTTCGGTTGGCTGCCCGATGACGAGCACGAACCGCCTGAGCATGTGGCGGGGAGAAGTTTCTTCGACTTATTGGTCCCTCGCAGGGTACAAAGCGCGGCGTAAACGTCCGGCTTGAGCGTTGGTTCTCCGCAGAATTCTGACGAAGTGTCGCTTGTTTTCTTTAGCTCAGCCAGGAACTGTTCAGGGGGCTGAACCTTGTTTTTCTGAGCCCAGGCCAGCTTCTCGCTGCGGCTGAAGCAGCAGCAATGATTCCAGCAGTTGCCAGCATTACGGCATGAGCACGCGTGATCCTGGCACATGAACGGGACGCTGGTGTCCTTGAAATTCGGCACCGAAATGGTGATGCCGGCACCCCATAAGACCATAGTGCCCAACAGGATAAACGTGAGGAGACGTTTTCCGAGGTTCTGGTCGGTTAGCTGATGCCAGGCATGCATCGCGGGCGAAAGACTTTCCGGGGGTGAAAATCGTGGGTGGGTCCCGGTATTCGGGAAAGGAACGATTGTAATACCCCGCCAGCGAGGTGACAAGTTTCACAAACTCTCTAGCGAGCAAGCCGACTAAGGGTTTACTATAGATAGAGAGACGTTGGCAAAAACTTGCCGAAAGTCGCCGATTTGGATTTCGTTCAAGAAGCGAAAGAATTCGATAACGTGAAGCAGATTATCGCCATCGTAAAGCCTTATTTGGCCGAGAAAGTGCTCGACACCCTCAGCCGTGCCCCGTTGGAAGCATTGAACGTCCGCGAGGTGAAGGGCTTCGGCAGGCAGAAGAACTATCTCGACGAGTACAGCGAGAGTGAATATTCCAAGACGTTTCTGCCCAAGATCGAAATCAGTATGTGGCTGGATGATTCGCGGGTCGAAGAAACAGTTCGCAAGATCGTCGCGGTCGCACGTAGCGGCCGTATGGGGGACGGAAAGATCTTCGTCCTGCCGATGACCTTCGCCGCGGATATGATCGACTTCGCCGAATATGAAGCCCGGCAGAAAGAAACCTAGTCCCGGTCATCGATCAGGCCGGGGGTATAAGGAGTCCAAGTCATGAGACACCTACTTATCGGTTTGATTGCCCTGGTCATCTTTCTCTTGTTGGTCCTCTACGCGTCGGCCAAGATGTGGGGCGCAGAACCCCAGGCCCGCGCGGCACCCGACCAGCCGTACACCACGCAGTCAACGCTTGCACCGCGCGGCCGTTTGGTCTTTGACACCCTCTACAACGGCCGCACGCGCGTGAATCCCGTGCAGAAGCAGCTGATCCGCGAAGGGTACGATGTTGCCGGCAAGTTGCCAATTCTGCCAGAGAAACGTGACGCGAAAATTCAAGACGCCGCCGGAAACGTGTTGCCGTCGGTCGATCCTCAGCGAAACCTGAGTGGCCCCGTGCTTGGCACTGAACGCACCACGCGCGATCCGCTGGTGAGGAATCGACTCTCGGCCACCGAGAGAACCGAGCAGCAGCTTTACCGGGGACCATCCGCCCCCGGCATGATTGCCCCGCGGGCCCAGCAAGCACGAACGGCACCTTCGGCGCGGGAACTTGGACGACCGTGATTTAACGCCTACCAGGGGCTTCCACCCCTGGCTATTAACGGCCGCCCCTTTGGGGCTTAGGAGGTTGCCGTTGGATCGCGTTGAATGAAGTCGCCTCGGGCGTATCCGCGATCATCGGTGTAATCCGCGGTTCCTCCCCTCTTCTTCCCCGCTTAACCAGCAGCCGCTTTGTCGAAGATCTGATCGAACCGACGGCGTGTTTCGCGGGTCATCTGGCGGCACTCTTTCAGCAGCGTGGCCGGGTCTTCGTAGTCGAGCAGATACGCCAGCTTGGCGACTTCCAAGCGTTCTTCGGGAAGGTCGTGCCGGGCTGTCGTGTTCATCAGTCGCAGGCGGGCTTCGACCATGCGAAGGAACTCGTACGCTTTCAGGAAATGATCGTGGTCTTCCTGGCCGAGGTAACCTTTCTCATGCAGAAGGTTCAGGCCGTCGATCGTATTGGGGACGAGTATCTCGGGGCTTTCGGCCAGGTGTTTCATTTGCAGCATCTGCACGACGAACTCGATATCGACCGTTCCGCCTGGGCCACGTTTGATGTTGTTCTTCGACGCCGTCTCTTCCATGCGGATTCGCATTTTGCGGATCTCTTCGGCATCCGACGCCTTCCATGGATGACACGCGATCGCTTCGCGAATTGTTTTCTCGGCCGCTTCGCAACCGGCCGGCGGACCGAAGATCGGGCGGGCTTTGGTAAGTGCCTGACGCTCCCACAACTCGCCGTTTCCTTTGGCGTGGTGGTTGTAAAGATCTTCGAGCGTCACAGCCATTGGCCCATTCTTGCCGGTCGGACGCAGCCGTGGATCGAGTTCGTACAGTCGTCCATACGGACCCAGCTCGTTGACGCTCTTGATGATGCGTTGGCCGAGCTGGCCGAAGAAGTGCTGGTTGGTCGTGCTGCTCGCGCCGCGGTGGCGGGCATCGACGACCGTATTGCCGTCCCCTTCGTAAACAAAGATGATGTCGAGATCGCTGTGGTAGTTCGGCTCTTTGCCACCGATCTTGCCGAGACCCAGAATGATCAGATCGCACGGCTTGCCACTAGGCAGCCGAGGTTCGCCAAAGCGGGCCACCAGCTGGCGATACTCGCGAAAAACAATCTGATGCAGGCACACTTCCGCTACATCCGAAAGCGTTTGCAGCCGTGTGTGCAGATCCTTCTTCCGCAGAATATCGAGCACGCCCACGCGCAGGTGCATCAGGTTTTTAAAGCTGTGCAGGATCGGCATGATGTCTTCCGCCCCGCGGCACAGCTCTAGCAGCATCTCTTCCAGCACGCGGCGGCTGGGCAGGCGGTCGAGCATCAACGAGTCCATCAACTCGTCGATCATCCCGGGATTGCTGATCAACACGTTCGATAGGTACGGACTGCCAGCACACAGCCGCACGTACAAATGCAGCGTGGCCGGGTTCGCACTGAACAGTTCCCACAGCACTTCCTTCCCGCCGAGCGAATCGCTTACCTGCGATAGATTCACGAGCGTGGAATCGGGGTCAGGCGTCTTCGAGATCGCTTCCAATAGCTGCGGCGCGATCGCGGCCAGGAAGTGGCGACAACGACGCGTCGAAAGAAAACGCACGCGTTCGCGCGTCAGGGCCATCACGTTTTCGTAAGCGTTTTTCGGATCGTGGAAGCCAAAGTCGGACAGCGCTTCGTCAATGGCATCCGCCGTTGGTTCGGGATCGAGAACCAGGTCGACCACCGGAGCAGTCACCTCATCGTCGGGGAAAGCGTCGTGCAGCAGGTGATCGAGGATCTTGCGATTGATCTCGGTCTTTTCCTGGAAGTCGGCCTGGAACTTGTCGAGCGCTTTGCCATCGGCGTCGTCGACGTATCCCATCCGCATGGCCAGCTTGGTGCGTTCCAGCGGCTCGCTAGGCAGCGAGTGGGTTTGCAGGTCGAACATGATCTGCAAACGGTGCTCGACCTTTCGCAGGAAGCTGTAGTTGTCTTTCAGGATCGTGCTTTCCTGCAGCGTCAAACAGCCCACCTCTTCCAGGGTGCGAATCCCTTCGAGCGTGTTGGGCATGCGAATCTGCGGCAGGTCGCCGCCGTTAAGTAGCTGCAGGAACTGGATGACGAACTCGATATCACGAATGCCCCCGTGCCCCGTCTTTACGTTGGCATCGACGGCACCCGCCACGGTAGCTCGTTTTTCGATACGGCGCTTGAGCGCCTTGATGCCGGTGATGTCGGCTCGGCTGAGGTAGTTGCGATAGATCCAAGGTTCCTGCTTTTCGAGGAACTCTTGCCCCAGCGAGCTATCGCCGGCACATGCCCGTGCTTTGACGAACGCCTGGCGTTCCCACGTGCGGCCAAGGATGTCGTAGTAATGCAGCGCCCCATCCAGGCTGTTGATCAGCGGGCCGCGGCTTCCTTCCGGTCGCAGCCGCATATCAATGCGGTACGGCGTGCCGAGTTCCGTCGGTTCGGTCAGCAGCTTCATCAGTCGCTGCCCAACGCGCTCGAAGTACTCTTTGTTGGTAAT from Blastopirellula marina harbors:
- a CDS encoding DUF1559 domain-containing protein; translated protein: MKRHAFTLVELLVVIAIIGILIALLLPAVQQAREAARRMTCTNHLKQLGLALHNYESTHQVLPRFGQRDADFSVQARVLPYIEQGNLYDLLDFSQVAFTGSWSEKIPNPNFASAFATPIPVYLCPSDPAPEITTLTTSGGPVTYGGLNYMVSIGSGTGTNYDFRWRTDGPFFEPSGCKFSALTDGLSNTALMNETVRSVGPDTTLAAGELPKAPYQMTLNGSSGVGTSMGTTRGMSGSGNPWSSYTDGSGMIANADVPSFWNQFTSWRGGESPALRGRGTTWAFSGAINSATNGYLGPNSRTPDVVTHFTGYFAARSFHPGGAEVLFGDGSVQFLPETIDLATNRAIYSGSGGEVIGDY
- a CDS encoding DUF1559 domain-containing protein → MKRRQAFTLVELLVVIAIIGILIALLLPAVQQAREAARRMQCTNNLKQLTLALHNYDSALRSFPPGGLGYPMVWSAQAQLLPYVEQGNLQELLDFKQPPLASFGGPTQNENAAQTTIEMLLCPSDKDQVPGSIYGGISYPANAGSGINNTGSASDDGSISNADGVIFSLSKISFRDLTDGTSNTVVFSEHLLGDGGTTAPTNNDYRFRVVELTTSTQTTESACTASGAPAWSGQRGAKWINGHLADTMYNHWYGPNSNNPDCHNGYHNFAITSARSQHPGGVQVAMADGSARFVAETVALNIWRAIATRGGGEVVSEF
- a CDS encoding P-II family nitrogen regulator; the protein is MKQIIAIVKPYLAEKVLDTLSRAPLEALNVREVKGFGRQKNYLDEYSESEYSKTFLPKIEISMWLDDSRVEETVRKIVAVARSGRMGDGKIFVLPMTFAADMIDFAEYEARQKET
- the glnE gene encoding bifunctional [glutamate--ammonia ligase]-adenylyl-L-tyrosine phosphorylase/[glutamate--ammonia-ligase] adenylyltransferase produces the protein MTVSDFAKLAENSQDASKWLSQLKIVDTARGRENLNSFVRLNLPSDLQASLCGQLSQALPGCSDPDMALNNLERLFCRARSPLSLAALFERDATSMTTLVRIFSSSQSLSDQIITDPESFELVRITDGQPAARQYLVDEIVAEVQQLNEEKAIMKALRRYKRRETLRIAYGDLICNQNIETVTRQISFLADALIEAAYQAACKLVSQRFGSPTPKSSRNGKPSTPRFSVIALGKLGGTELNYSSDIDLMFLYDGDGNTDGEKSITNKEYFERVGQRLMKLLTEPTELGTPYRIDMRLRPEGSRGPLINSLDGALHYYDILGRTWERQAFVKARACAGDSSLGQEFLEKQEPWIYRNYLSRADITGIKALKRRIEKRATVAGAVDANVKTGHGGIRDIEFVIQFLQLLNGGDLPQIRMPNTLEGIRTLEEVGCLTLQESTILKDNYSFLRKVEHRLQIMFDLQTHSLPSEPLERTKLAMRMGYVDDADGKALDKFQADFQEKTEINRKILDHLLHDAFPDDEVTAPVVDLVLDPEPTADAIDEALSDFGFHDPKNAYENVMALTRERVRFLSTRRCRHFLAAIAPQLLEAISKTPDPDSTLVNLSQVSDSLGGKEVLWELFSANPATLHLYVRLCAGSPYLSNVLISNPGMIDELMDSLMLDRLPSRRVLEEMLLELCRGAEDIMPILHSFKNLMHLRVGVLDILRKKDLHTRLQTLSDVAEVCLHQIVFREYRQLVARFGEPRLPSGKPCDLIILGLGKIGGKEPNYHSDLDIIFVYEGDGNTVVDARHRGASSTTNQHFFGQLGQRIIKSVNELGPYGRLYELDPRLRPTGKNGPMAVTLEDLYNHHAKGNGELWERQALTKARPIFGPPAGCEAAEKTIREAIACHPWKASDAEEIRKMRIRMEETASKNNIKRGPGGTVDIEFVVQMLQMKHLAESPEILVPNTIDGLNLLHEKGYLGQEDHDHFLKAYEFLRMVEARLRLMNTTARHDLPEERLEVAKLAYLLDYEDPATLLKECRQMTRETRRRFDQIFDKAAAG